The Brachypodium distachyon strain Bd21 chromosome 4, Brachypodium_distachyon_v3.0, whole genome shotgun sequence nucleotide sequence tcttgggttatccctcgaatgcacatgcttatcgagtcttcaacaacaccacaaaagttgttgaaattgctaaGGATGTGCAGTTTGATGAAGCTAACGGCTCCCAGGAAGAGCAATTGCCAATGTCTGTAAatattgaagaaatttcagGAAATATTCAAAATTTGGCCATTGGGGATATTCGTCCAGAAGAAGtcaagcaaagtgaatctGGAATCAATAATGAAGAAGGTGCTTCACAAGCTGAAGAACCTAACCAAACCGGAGCTTCCACCCCAGCTGAAGAACAAACTGCTGCTTCAAATGAAACACAACCTAGCACTGCTGGTGGTGAAGTACATCATCCAAAGATCTACAAAAGAATCCAGAAGAATCATCCTGTCGATCAAATCCTTTGAGACATCAGAAGAGGTACTCAAACTCGCTCACGTGTTTCAATTTTTTGTGAGcacttctcttttgtgtcttcaGTCGAGCCGAAGACAGCGGATGAAGCATTATCGGATCCGGATTGGGTGATGGTTATGCATGAAGAACTGAATAACTGAAGAGAAATCAAGTTTGGACCCTCGTTGAAAGGCCAAGGCAAAATATCATCGGCACTAAATGGGTCTTCAGAAATAAGCAAGATAAAGACGGAATCGTCGTATGAAACAAAGCACGTCTGACTTAGATTATGCTGGTTGCAAGATTGATAGAAAATTCACTTTCGGCACTTGCCAATTCCTCGTAAGATCCTTAGTGAGTTGGTATTCAAAGAAGCAGAACTCTGTTGCTTTGTTGCCGGCTGAAGTAGAATATGTTCCAGCAGGGAGCTGTTGTGCCCAATTTCTTTGGATGAGGCAAACCCTCAAAGATTTCGGTATCTCAGTGGATGTCGTTCCTCTCCTATGTGATAATGAGAGCGCCATAAAGATTGCCAATAATCCCGTCCAACACTCTCGCACGAAGCACATTGATATTCAACACCATTTCCTTAGAGATCATGTGTCCAAAGGAGAAATTTGCCTAAACCATGTGAGGACAGACAAACAACTCGCAGATATCTTCACCAAACCTCTTGACAAAATCAGATTCTGTGAGCTTAGGAGTGAATTAAACATTTTGGATTACCGGAATATCTCTTGAAGACTTGCATACTTGTGAATACACTTGCATTCATGTTTACTTCATCTGCATTGTCTTCAGTATTTTTGTTCCTCGGTTTgtgttgtttgttcttcttttcgtTTCTCTTTGGTAGGTTTAGAagccttttgtttgtttctttcttcaaattcatcGGCACAGTTGTTCTTCACTGGATTTGCCTCTTACTATCAGATGAAATGAAGCTAAGGACACCATAAAACCCATCTATCTTATCAATTTCTTGTCTGTACACAAAGACTATTCATCATAATCCTTGTCGATGatgcaagaattttcattcttcaaaaatgagtTTTTGGTAAAACCGTAAGTCCTCAAAGTTCTGAAGAATACCACTTCAACGGAATCTCCATTTTAGCTGTAGTATTCACGAATCTTTCCAAACGGTAAAATCTTATCCCAATGGAAAATTAACTGTACGGGGAAACCCTAGCGAAAGTTTTGGGATAAAAGAAACTGGTAAGATCCTCTCTTTTTCACCTCCCTATAAAAGGCCACCATACCCCTCCTCCGAAAAatcacccccccccccaccgAAAATTCCCCGGTTCTCTCTCTCGCCCGAAAGCTCTCGCGACTGCTCCTCGCCGCGACTCTGCTCCTGCTTGGATGAGTTCTTCAAGCTCCAATCTTCATCAGCGCTGTCGCTGATCTGCATTGATTCAAGTCGGGAACTGCAGGCAAGCGTCGTTTTTCCCTTCTTAGATTGATTCCAAGTAGCAAACGTATCTTGATATCCTCCATTTGCTGCAGTAGATTAACTGCTCTCGTCGAGTTAGGCCTTTGCGGTTAGGTTTTGGTGATTCaggagccgaggaggaagcCCTCTCAGAGTCACAGCCGCATCTATGCCGCAGTGCATGGGGAGACCGTAGCGCGATCTCCTGCAACGACTCCGCCTGCCGTTGCGCCCGTGGCGAGCCTCCTCCACCACATGTCCAAGAAGCCAACCATCGGCGCCGGGGACGCCACGCTCCTGAAGCTGCACCAGCAGGGCCCGCCTTGCGCCTACGCGTACCCCGCTCCTAACCCGTGCCTCCTCCTTATCCAACTCCAGCAGGATGAGTTCCCGCACGCCGCCGTGGCATCCATGCGGTCCGCTTGCCCGACCGTAGTCGTCGGTGGCGGTCGAGAACCCGCTGGTGAGTTCCATGCCGTGCCCAGCAACGATGCTCATTTCGTCGACCTTGTGTTCTTGCCGTCTCAGTTCTGCTGCTTGCTGCTCATTTCGTCGAATAGGTTGTGTGCATGTGTGAGTCCACCGTGAAAACCATTGAGCAAGTTGGGCTCTGTACTAACAGATGGTGAGCTCTGTTCCTGCGTCGTCCTAGTCCTCTCCTCTGATAGCGACGCACTCCCACTCGTCCTCGCCGCATTCGATGACCTCTCTGTGGCTGACGTCGTCGATGCCGATGCCTCAGACTCGCCGCTTCTCAACCTCCTCGCGCCGGCAGACATCTCGTCCATTACCAGGCCAGCGCTCGCGCTCCCGTACACGCGAATCGCCTGAGGGGGCGTCATACTCCGGCTGGGAGGCCGCGAGGTACTAGGACAGTAGGCCGCGTCATAGGCTTcagctccggcgacggcgctggGGCATCGAGCCGCCGGTACCGCGTGTCGCTCTCCTACGGGGACgggtcctcctccgccagcgcGCTCTCCAATGACGTCTTCGCTGCCGGCAGCattgccgcctccgccgctgcgAGCCGCGTTCGGCTCATCCTCGGACGGCGTGGCCAGATCAGTGGGGCTGCTGGGCATGAACAGGAGCGAGCTCTCCTTCGTGTTGCAGGCCGGCACCCGGCACTTCTCGTACTGCATCTCCGGACGACACCGGCGTGTTGCTCCAGGACATCCCTGTCTTCCTGCCGCTCGACTACACGCTCATGTATACCAGCCATCCCTGTCCAGCGCCAAGTTGGCATCGACGTGTTTCGTATCAAAACGTCCCTTAGCTTCCGAATCAGTGCTCCGGAGTATCTCGGTGCACGTGTGTGTCCCGTTGTCAGTTTCGTATCAAAACGTCCTTAACTTCCGAATCAGTGCTCTGAAGTATCTCGGTGCACAAAAACAATgataatttaaaaaaatttaaagaaATATGATTTTTCTAGAATGTTGCCACGGGGGTGGTTTTGCataattttctcttctttcgTTGTCCGCCCAGACTCACAGAGCAGTGAAGGGCATTCCTGGTTTTTGACATTCTCACATTAGTAGTACTGtagaaagtaaaaaaaaaaaaaaccccacAGCACGCCGTCGCCCTCGGCcatccgcgcgccgccgtcctccctCTCTCCAGGCGTCCGCGCGGCCCGTCGCCCCAGTCCTCACAACCAGCAAGCCATTGCGGTCGTGCCGCCGACGAGCCGCATTGCCTCGGTCTTCCTTGTGACTGCCTCCTGCCTCTCCTCTCACGGCCTCATGTAGATCCAGCGGGGTATATGTGTAGTCCCCTACCTCATGAGCGCCAgccgcccccccccccgcccgcGGTCCGCTTCTCTGTCGGGCGCCGGTAAATCTTCTGCAGGCCGGCCTCAGAAACAAGAAATCTGGTACATCCtatcttctactccctccgttccataattattGTCGACTGGTGCATCCtatcttctactccctccgttccataattcttgtcgaaatgttacatgtatctgtatctagacgttttttatgaaatcggagggagtagttggcTATTCTACTTATTAGTTATGCCGCTAGTGTGCTCTAGGTCATTACTTGTAAGGCATCACATGGAACCTTATGCTAATTATGCCAGCAGATATACTATATCTTTGACTTGGATattcatgtactccctccgtccaacaaaagatgtctcaagtttatcaaaaaaacatgacttagtgtatagatgcattcaaatttggtcaaagttgagacatcctttattggacggagggagtattaaagcTTGTTGCTAGGAGACTTGTTATATTCTGAATCTGCCACTGTCCAGGCTGAGCTGAAAATTTGTTTATACTCTGGTACTAGCTGAACTGAAAAAACTAAGAAGCTGTATACAAAGCAACCATGCAGACCAAACTTTTTTAGTGTTTGTACTACCAAAATGTCCCATGATGTCAGAATtgcattgtttttttaatgtgCTGGTGTATAAATGTCatcttctcttttttattttaggacATTTTCATGGAACTGAATATATATGTAGGTTGAGAATCTACATGGTTCTCATGTTTAATACCAACCTAAATGTCATTTGGCTGCGAAGATGTATTACTATATATTCCTAATTAGCTGTAGTTGCATTGCACTGTAGTATATTGTTACCCCTGTATTTACCTGATTTTAGGATGCCCTCTTTAATTTAATTTAGGACGTCGCAAGGTTTAGCTTGAGGATGGCATGGAAATCGTAGCATTGAAGCCCTGTGCTCTCACGACCGTGGAAGGGTACATCCTCATGCCTTTTTCTTCACAGAAAAGGCAGTAAAATTAAGAAATGAACCTGCATGCTGCGTATATATGCAGGTGTTCCTTTCCTACTCTCTTAAATCTTTTTGGATTCTTATGTTTGTTGCAGTTCTTGGCCATGTCGCTGGCGAGGCATTAGATCTCTGCATCGAAACCTCCCTGTCTCCATCGTCAACGTCTTTGCAACCTCCTTGGCTCCCTCCTCTACACCTCCAACTAAGGTAGACTAACAGGCCTCATACttgtccaattttttttacattgttTGTGCTTGTGTTGCATCTCCTATAttacttgctgctgctgttgttcaCTTTAGCAAAGCTGTGGTTAGACTTTAGAGTTAGTCGAAAGTATATTTTGTGATGTCAATGTCAATCCTCTTTATTGCTGCTTGTGTTGCTCATggtgtgctgctgctgtatgATTGCTCTTATTCTAGCCTCTTATTGTCGTATTATTTTGTGATTTAGGCCTTATAGTTATTTGGAATGAATATTTCTGATtcagacgaggaagaagaggagatgatttttttagtttttccaGCACAATATCTTCTCTTCAAGAAAACTAAAATTCCAATGAATACCTCCATTCTCATGGGTCCGAAGTATATCCAAGAGTTACTTGATGGCCATCCCACTAGATGCTATGATGTTTTAAGAGTACTCAATTTCAAGATGCTTAGAAGTGTTAAATGCAATGGACGATGTGTACGATGATATCAAGGTCCTGGCCTCTGATGTTTTCGAAGATGCGGCAAACCGTGAGCTTTTTCTGTGCTATCACTCAAAACTTTGTTGTTTGTGGTTGAAGAAGGAGGTGGTGAAGCTGGAGTTCAGTTGCCTGCTTGTAAGTTGTTCTTGCCTCTTCTTCTACTGCACATAGATGATGTACATGTtatttgctgctgctgccattcTGATGCCCTCCCAATTATGCTCTGCAAATAGGAATTGTTAGGGATTGGTAGGACAGGTCGATGCTAATATGCTGCCATTATTGGGAGAGGTTTGTGGTTATGTGAAATGGTGTCCTAGCTACAACATGTAGAATGCCGTAGACTCTAGGTTTTGTCTAGGCTTTAAGCATCAGATTCTTTTTCTGGTAGTCTAAGAAGGGGATGACTGAAgatgaaattttgacatgtacctcatttaaaaaaaatagtttacTTAGCAGGTAACACTTCAGAGCTAGATCTTGGACACAAGACTCAGTGGGATGAGTACATCGAGCATATTATCTTCCCAGGTAGTAATTCGTCAGATTTTCTTTGGGAACCTGAGATGTATCCACCTAGGTCGCTGGGATCCCGATCGGGCCTCGCTAAATTCTCAGCTCACTTACCTGTTCATATGACATGCACAATTCTTTTGTATTGTGGTATGAGTAactacccgcaaaaaaaaggtactccctccgtccaacaaaagatgtctcaagtttgtcaaaatttggatgtatctagacatgacttagtgtatagatgcattcaaatttagtcaaagttgagacatcctttgttggacggaggaagtataataATCTACATACAGTTTCAGTAACAGTTTTTCCTACTGTCTTTCCTACGCTGGTTCCTAATGGACATGTTACTTCTATAATTCTTGGTGTTTCTTGCAAAAATGATAGTTAAAAATCAACTAGAATGAAAAATGAACTACTAATAGTAAGCACGGTACAATAGTATTATGTAGTTCCTACTAATTGTGGTAAACAAAACGCTTAATCACCCAGAGATGTTTATCAGATATTCTTTTTCTAGTAAACTTTTACCACAGGTTGGTCCCATAATAAATGTCGTCTTGATGCATCCTCGTGTCATGCCAAATAGCGGTGGAGTGCTGCTAGGTGACAAGTGTCATAAGAGGTAACGGCAGGTGAGCTGCATGGTTCGCCGTGGAGTTAGTGCTCCACATTGAACCAGTCCATGAACCCGGCGCCTCCTGGCCTATAAATCTTCACCTCCCCACCCTTGAGCAGGCACAGAGCACTTGCACCGCCAGCTAGCAAACCATCATGGTTGAAACCCAGCAGTCTGTGCCTCCTGTGCCCAAGGCCACACTCTCCAATGAGGAGTGTCTCCAGGCGCACGTTGAGCTTTGGAACCTCACCTACAGCTATCTCAAGTCCATGGCGCTTGACTGTGCCATCAAGCTCGGGATCCCCACCGCCATCTACCGCTGCGGCTGCGCCGCCTCGCTACCTGACCTGCTCGCCACCATCCCAGTTCCAGACAGCAAGAAGCCCCACCTCCCTCGCCTCATGAGGTTCCTCGCCGCGATAGGTATCGTTACCGTTGAGGCAGCATCTGGCATCTACGGCCTCACACCGGTGTCCCGCCTCCTCGTGGATGACAATAGCGTCCAGGGCCTCTCGTCGTTCGTGCTGTCCCAGACCAACAAGTACCACGTGACGGCGGCCCTGTCCCTCCCCGACTGGTTCATGAGCGACGAAGGCACCGCCAGTGTGGACATGCCATTCAGGATGGCACACGGCATGGACCCGCAGGGGGTCATGGCGCGTGACCCCAAGATCAACCAACTCTTAAACGACGGCCCCACGGTGGACACCGACCTGGTCATGGACTTCATCCTCACCAACTGTGGCGAGGTGTTCGAGGGGGTCACCTCGCTGGtcgacgccaccggcgagACGGGCACCGCCGCAAGGGCCATCGCCAAGGCCTTCCCACGCATCAAGTGCTCCGTGTTTGACCTTGCAAACATCATCAAATCTGTCCCGGCCGACGGCGTGGTCGAGGACATCATAGGTGACATGATGGAATCCATACCACCCACTGATGCTGTGTTCCTCAAGGTATTGAAGGGATTCTTTTGGGTGAAAAATCGAACTTCTTGTAAACTGTTCGATTAATTTGACAGTTTTTGAGTGAATTTCCAGTATGTGCTGCATGATTGGGATGACAATATCTGCGTGAAGATCCTGAAGCAGTGCAACAAGGTGATCCCGGAATCAGGGGGCAAAGTTATCATCGTCGATAGTGTCGTCGGGTCTACTAATTCCAATTCCAAAGCCATGTTTGAAGGCCATGTCCTGCTGGATCTGCTGATGATGGTGGTGACGGCAGGGAAGGAGCGTGATGAGCAGGAGTGGCGCAAGATATTCATGGATGCAGGGTTCAGCAACTACAAGACAAAGCCCGTTCTCGGGTTTTTATCCATCATCGAGCTGTATCCTTAGCCTTATGCATGAGCATGATTACAGCTAGCTGTCAAACGGACGTTTGCTAAAAATTTTCCTAGGGGCTAGTATCTATCGTCAGCAACAGCGTGCTCGCTAGCCACTTAGTAATGGCTTACCATATCTGTATGATCTGTTGCTTGACTGGATTCGAGTAATAAAATTAATCTTTGCGCAGCAATAAATTCTTTTGTCTCAGTTTGTCCATGGTTGTAATTGTGTAGTAATTTGGTCAATTACTCGCAATTAGTACGAGATGAAAGCCAAAGGACACTGCATGCTTGGGTTGtctttccctttttccttCCCCTAGAAGCAGAGGTTGGAGTTGAGGCTGTACACTGGAAATTCCAGGAATTCTGACCAAATTGGATGAATGTCGTTTGTTCAAAGGGTAAAAATGAATCCATGTTTGCATCCACAATTTTAGACAAACTTCGAAGTCAATATCAATCTGTGGCCAGACCTGGCCGTTTCATTGAAACTTGGCAAGGATGAGGCAGGATCTTCAGCATGACAAGTGTTGTCCTCTGGGAAGGTAACCAAAAGGTCCTCTAAAGAAAGAAGCCAAGTATCAATCTGTGGCCAGAAATAATGTGCTTGTACACCACTAATTAATGGCTTGCCATATTTGTACGATCAGTTGCCTCACTGGATTCGAGAAATAAAACTAATTCTTGTAGCTATTATTTTGATTAGTTtatacagatttttttttagataatttTTTCTATGGAACCCTTCTACTTTGATGATCTTTGGTGGTACACTCTACCATGCAACATTGTAGCAGTAGACATCAGTCAATATGagagttttgtttctgtaaaCCATGCTAGTCCCGGGCAAAAAGAACAATATGGGCTGGAACGAGCAATAGTGAAGTATATAAAGGCCTAGTAAGGTTGTCATATCTCGCACCTTTAGGTGACCCCGTAAaacctctcaaaaaaaaaaggtgaccCCGTAAAAATGGGAGAAGAAACTAGAAAACCAAGTGTCGAGAGTTCTTAGTGACACGTGTTCGTCATGGAGGATGATCGCAGAAGGGGACGCGCGGCGATGGAGTCTTCTCAGGCAAAGTACCCAAGATTTAACCAGGTTCGGCTACCCCTGCTATTTGAGTTAGTCGTACGTTCAGCTTGAATAATATTGATGTGTAATAGCCATTACATGAAATTGTCTGCCCTGTCATGGGCACCAAACCCGGCTTTATATAGGCGGATGACTAGGATTTGGCCAGTCGTGTACAACTCAGAAATTATGTCAACTAGCAAAAaagcccgtgcgttgctacggaacaatgGAAAATTATATCAAAAcgtcaaattaaatgttgatgtgtttcatgagcacatatgtatatagcgattatgatatgtttattttcgtgggctataccctggtctgtttctttttttcacatgttttatttccatatttttcCTTGCCCTGCTTTCCTATTACTCCTACTCTgtattttatttctcaaatctcttctcccaatttctcgctctccctctgacTATCCTTTCTATCCACCCTGAGTGCAAacttctcctctccccgtcccgattcatcccgccACCGAACATCACGCCACAATGCACGGCCACCCGCTTGTGCGCACCGCCTCTGCCCGCAGATTCCCACCGCCCGTTCACTCCCGTGCGCCGTCTGCTCCCACTTGCCGCCAGGTACGCCTGTGCGCCATCCGCCTGCGCCCTCTAGCAACCTTGTCCGCCCGCACACCACCCACACATCGCGTCCAGCCTCCGGTCACCACGCGCCACTGCCCGTCCAGAGGGCCACAGATGGCTCGCGCCGATGCAGTCCCTGCTGCCTTGCGTGATgccaccgccatcccggcctcaggctcatcccatcgTCGTCCAAGTCACGCGGCGAGCCACCGAcggcacgagccggtggaggcggtggtAGGAGCACGCGACGGAGCCGCGGgtccgcagccgccttccgcacacggacgccgccaacgcgcacgagctggtggaggcgaccaagagcggcggcgggctcgggcgAGATCcgaatggcggcggcgagatccgAATCGGGcagggggtgggggtgagaattcataggaggaggaggaggaggaggaggagcgaggagcgaggagggatctgttggtttcttttcttctggcggtacatgttttttctgcgcttgaTGATTGTGGGAGCCGGGATTAAAAGACACGTGGGGACAGCGGTGGCAGTTTTGTAATTCGGTTaagtgacgtaccgcgacgcccgtaccatcaccaccaactccaatttaatatattggtatagataatTCAAAGATTGCAATGTGCCCTTCATCGCCTACCAGTTGTACCATTGTCCTTTCGCAATCCTTCTCCTAGAATATTGCAAAGTGTGTTAGGACCAGTTCTTTGTAAATCTTTAAACCCATGAGTATGTTCTCTGCCTGCATATTTAGGGTCACAttttgaaagatcggtatggttgactagaggggggggtgTGAATAGGcaactaacaaattttacctttttttttcgctTTTAaggatacaagcatcaatacatgggttcactaaaatgtctaaatgatgaacacccctaTTATGTTGCAATAGCCAAAGCACtagccgaagcacaagataaacaattgaACTTAGCAAGTAAGTAAgggggcaagaatgataccacacagggagacgaagatttcaccgaagttccacctat carries:
- the LOC104584545 gene encoding flavonoid O-methyltransferase-like protein Os11g0303600, whose amino-acid sequence is MVETQQSVPPVPKATLSNEECLQAHVELWNLTYSYLKSMALDCAIKLGIPTAIYRCGCAASLPDLLATIPVPDSKKPHLPRLMRFLAAIGIVTVEAASGIYGLTPVSRLLVDDNSVQGLSSFVLSQTNKYHVTAALSLPDWFMSDEGTASVDMPFRMAHGMDPQGVMARDPKINQLLNDGPTVDTDLVMDFILTNCGEVFEGVTSLVDATGETGTAARAIAKAFPRIKCSVFDLANIIKSVPADGVVEDIIGDMMESIPPTDAVFLKYVLHDWDDNICVKILKQCNKVIPESGGKVIIVDSVVGSTNSNSKAMFEGHVLLDLLMMVVTAGKERDEQEWRKIFMDAGFSNYKTKPVLGFLSIIELYP